From one Eptesicus fuscus isolate TK198812 chromosome 3, DD_ASM_mEF_20220401, whole genome shotgun sequence genomic stretch:
- the NAA50 gene encoding N-alpha-acetyltransferase 50 isoform X1 has translation MKGSRIELGDVTPHNIKQLKRLNQVIFPVSYNDKFYKDVLEVGELAKLAYFNDIAVGAVCCRVDHSQNQKRLYIMTLGCLAPYRRLGIGTKMLNHVLNICEKDGTFDNIYLHVQISNESAIDFYRKFGFEIIETKKNYYKRIEPADAHVLQKNLKVPSGQNADAQKTDN, from the exons TAGCCGGATCGAGCTGGGAGATGTGACACCACACAATATTAAGCAGCTGAAGAGATTAAACCAGGTCATCTTTCCAGTCAGCTACAATGACAAGTTCTACAAGGATGTGCTGGAGGTTGGCGAGCTAGCAAAACTTG CCTATTTCAATGATATTGCCGTCGGTGCGGTATGCTGTAGGGTGGATCATTCACAGAATCAGAAGAGACTTTACATCATGACACTAGGATGTCTGGCACCATACCGAAGGCTAGGAATAG GAACTAAAATGTTAAATCATGTCTTAAACATCTGTGAAAAAGATGGCACTTTTGACAACATCTATCT GCATGTCCAGATCAGCAACGAATCAGCAATTGACTTCTACAGGAAGTTTGGCTTTGAGATTATTGAGACCAAGAAGAACTACTATAAGAGAATAGAGCCCGCAGATGCTCATGTGCTGCAAAAAAACCTCAAAGTTCCTTCTGGCCAGAATGCAGACGCGCAAAAGACCGACAACTGA
- the NAA50 gene encoding N-alpha-acetyltransferase 50 isoform X2: MKGRIELGDVTPHNIKQLKRLNQVIFPVSYNDKFYKDVLEVGELAKLAYFNDIAVGAVCCRVDHSQNQKRLYIMTLGCLAPYRRLGIGTKMLNHVLNICEKDGTFDNIYLHVQISNESAIDFYRKFGFEIIETKKNYYKRIEPADAHVLQKNLKVPSGQNADAQKTDN; the protein is encoded by the exons CCGGATCGAGCTGGGAGATGTGACACCACACAATATTAAGCAGCTGAAGAGATTAAACCAGGTCATCTTTCCAGTCAGCTACAATGACAAGTTCTACAAGGATGTGCTGGAGGTTGGCGAGCTAGCAAAACTTG CCTATTTCAATGATATTGCCGTCGGTGCGGTATGCTGTAGGGTGGATCATTCACAGAATCAGAAGAGACTTTACATCATGACACTAGGATGTCTGGCACCATACCGAAGGCTAGGAATAG GAACTAAAATGTTAAATCATGTCTTAAACATCTGTGAAAAAGATGGCACTTTTGACAACATCTATCT GCATGTCCAGATCAGCAACGAATCAGCAATTGACTTCTACAGGAAGTTTGGCTTTGAGATTATTGAGACCAAGAAGAACTACTATAAGAGAATAGAGCCCGCAGATGCTCATGTGCTGCAAAAAAACCTCAAAGTTCCTTCTGGCCAGAATGCAGACGCGCAAAAGACCGACAACTGA